From the Saccharomonospora marina XMU15 genome, the window ATCTGCTGTGAATCTTCTCGAAAACAGGGCGGCCAGGTGTCGCCGGATCCTGAAAACTGACCCCCTGTGGTACTCCGAAAGTTGACCCCCTCCTAGATCTTGGAGGGTGCTGAAGTTGGAGGATTGGGCTGAGATCCGCCGCTTGTATCGGGCGGAGGGTGTGCCGATCAAGGAGATCGCGCGGCGGCTGGGGGTGGCGCGTAACACGGTGCGGGCGGCGCTGCGGTCGGACGGGCCGCCGAAGTACCAACGGGCGCGCCGTGGTTCGGTGGCCGACGCGTACGAGCCGCAGATTCGTGCGCTGTTGCGGGAGTGGCCGAGGATGCCGACGCCGGTGATCTCGCAGCGGATCGGCTGGCCGTACTCGGAAGGGCCGTTGAAGAAGCTGCTGGCACGCATCCGCCCGGAGTACGTGGGTATCGATCCGGTGGACCGGGTGACCTACCAGCCGGGCCTGCTGACCCAGTGCGATCTACTTATCCGCGAACCGGCCACTGGTCACGTGGTCTGGAACGATGGCTTGCTGCTCGTAGACCCCTGAGTGCGATTGGGCCAGTAGTCCTCACCACAGGCCGTGGGCGGTCGGGCAGCAGCCTGCGGCGGCCGGATTCCGGTGTGTCTTCCGGGGTCCGGCCGCCGCGACCGGGTGGAATGTTCGTGGTTCGAGCCGCCCGCACGATCCGACGCCTCGTCATTCGCGAGTTTCGAGTTCTGACGTAGACCGGCGCCGTGCTGGTGCGCTGGGATCGCGAACAGCTCATCGGAGGCAAGCCCGTGAGGCTCGTAAGTAGGTCGCTGCGCGTTCTCGCCTGGATTTCGGACCAACCGAACAACACCTGATGTGGAGGGACGGATTGAACCGGTACTGTGGGATCGACTGGGCCGAGGGCCATCACGACATCGCGGTCATCGATAACGAGGGCACGCTGCTATGCAAGAAGCGGATCGGCGACGACCCTGGCGGTCTGACCGAGCTGATCCAACTGCTCGCCGGTGTCGGAGACACGGACGAGGACCCGATTCCCGTCGCAATCGAAACACCACGGGGCCTGTTGGTCGCTGCGCTACGCGCGACGGGTCGGCCCGTTTTCGCGATCAACCCGATGGCCGTGGCTCGCTACCGCGAACGCTACACCGTCGCTCGCGCCAAGTCCGACCACGCTGACGCCATGACCTTGGCGAACATCCTGCGCGTCGATGCACACCTGCACCGCCGTCTTCCGGCCGACAGTGAGCTCGCCCAGGCCGTCGCGGTGCTCGCTCGCGCACAGCAAGACGCGGTCTGGCGGCGCATCAGGGCCGGCAACGAACTGCGATCGTTGCTGCGCGAGTACTACCCCGCGATGCTTGACGCCTTCGCAGCCAAGTCCGCTACCAACCTCGCCAAGCCCGAGGCGCGAGCGGTGCTTGCCATCGCCCCGACGCCGGCTCAGGCCATGAAGGTAACCAAGGCACGAGTGGCAGCGGCATTGCGTCGGGCGGGCCGTCGCCGGGGCGTCGAGCAGCTCGCCGCCACGATCGTCGACAAGCTGCGGAAGCCTGGCCTGCGGCAACCGGCTCTGGTGGAGAAGGCGATGGGGCGCCAGGCATTGGTCTTGCTCGCGATGCTCGATACCGCCTGCACCGGCGCCAACGACCTGGAGCAGGCCTCGGCCGAAGAGTTCCGCAAACACCCGGACCACGCCATCATCACAAGCTTCCCTGGTCTGGCCGATCTCACCGGAGCCCGCATTCTCGCCGAACTCGGCGATGACCGCACCCGATTCGGCGACGCCCGTGCGTTGAAGGCCTACGCCGGATCCGCTCCGGTCACCCGGGCGTCCGGCAAGGCCATTGCGATTACGCACAGACGCGTCAAGAACGACCGACTCGCTGCGGTCGGCTGGGTTTGGGGCACCACCCTCGTCGTTCTCCCGGGACCTGCGCAACAGCACTACCGACGCCGACGGGACCACGGCGACGCACACGCACCCGCGGTCCGTCACCTGTTCAATAAGATACTGGGCCAGCTCTACCACTGCCTACAGACCGACCAGACCTACGACCCAATCAAGGCCTTCGGGCATCCAGACAGCGCACCGCGTGAACCCATAGCCACTTGACAAATAGCCAAATCGGAGGTCTGTGGTTTCCCGCCGGTCGACGTTCCGCTCGGGTTCGGGCAGGTCGGGCGGCCGCCGGTGCTGGTCGTGGTGTCGGGCTACTCGCGGGTGATCACCGCGCGGATGCTTCCGTCACGACAGAGCCCGGACCTGCTGGCCGGGCACTGGGCGCTGATCAGCGGCTGGGGCCGAGTGCCTCGGGCGCTGGTGTGGGACAACGAGTCCGGGGTCGGGTAGTGGCGGGCGGGTCGGCCGCAGCTGACCGAGGCGATGAACGCCTTCCGTGGGACGCTCGGCATCAAGGTCATCCAGTGCCGTCCGGCCGATCCGGAGGCCAAGGGCCTGGTCGAGCGGGCCAACGGCTATCTGGAGACCTCGTTCCTTCCCGGCCGCAGCTTCACCGGTCCGGCGGACTTCAACGCCCAGCTCGCCGAATGGTTGGTCCGCGCCAACCAGCGCCAGCACCGCCGGCTCGGCTGCCGCCCGATCGAGCGGTGGGAAGCGGACACGGCCGCGATGCTTGAGTTGCCGCCGGTCGCTCCGGTGACCGGGTGGCGGTTGACCACCCGGCTGCCGCGCGATCATTACGTGCGGGTCGACTCCAACGACTACTCGGTGCACCCGACCGCGGTCGGCCGCCGGGTCGAGATCGTCGCTGATCTCGCGCAGGTGGTCGTGACCTTGCAGGGCAACGAGGTGGCCCGGCACGAGCGCTGCTGGGCCGATCACCAGAGCATCACCGACCCGCCACACGCGGCCGCGACCAGCGAGCTGCGGCAGGCACGCCGCCTGGTCGCGGTCCCGGCCATCGACACCGATGTCGAGCACCGCAGCCTGGCCAACTACGACCGCATGTTCGACCTCGACAACGAGGCCCTGCCCGGCAGCGAGGAGATCGCCTGATGGCCGCCAAGAGCACGAACACGCGGCTCGGTTCCCGTTCTTGCTGATCACAGGTTGACTGCGGTCGGTGTGTCGTCGCCTGGACGTGGTGAAGCCCCTGGTGGCAGAGCTTTCGACCAAGATCGTTCCGCCAGAGCCAGGGGCTTCAAGGTGTTGTTCTATCGTGTCGCGCTGCCGTTGTCATCTCGGACCCTGAGGTTCGTGTCCGGGCTGATCCGTGTGCACCGCAAGGAGTTGGGCTCGGTGTGGCCCAAGCTCGACCCGGGCCAGCAGGCAAACACGCCAGGCACGGGGTGAACCTGCAGGTCATCGCCTCGCCCGACGGCGACTCCTCTGGGTCTCGGGCGATTTGCCCGGCAGCACCCACGACACCACGGCCGCACGGATCTGGAACATCCTCACCGCGCTCCGCGACGCCGGGCTGATCGCCCTCGGCGACAAGGGCTACCACGGCTACGACCGGACCGGGCAGCAGGTGATGACCCCGTACAAGGGCCGGAACAAGCCCGCATCGCAAAAAGACGCCAACCGAGCCCACACCCGCCTCCGCGGCCCCGGCGAACGCGCCCACGCCCAACTCAAGACCTGGCGCATCCTCCGCAAACCCCGCTGCTGCCCACGCCGCACAGAACGCATCGCCAAAGCCATCCACGTCCTACAGAACTACGAGGTCACCGCAGGATGAAAGCGCCGTGACCTGGCCCGCCCCTTGGTCTGCGTCGGCTTGGGGCCTGCTGAACCCCGCTACACATGGAGCAGCCGCGCTTCTCCCGGCCTCGCCCCGGCTCTGGCCACGCGAAAATGGCGGGCTGGTGCGCTCGCTGTCCGTCCACCTGTTATGGTTGGTACATGCAACCGCTTGGGTCGAAGGCCGACTTGGTCTCGGTGGAGTCCATCGAGCAGGAGCTGACTTTGTTGGTGCGGCGCGCCCAGAAGGTGCATCTGCGCGGGGGCCCGACCGAGCAGGTCGTGGAGAGGGCCGCCTACGGCATCCTTGCGTGGCTCCATGACACCGGCCCACTGCGGCCCAGTGCGCTGGCAGCACACTTCCACCTGGACGCCTCGACGATCAGCCGGCAGGTCGCCTCCCTAGAGCAGGCCGGCCTGATCACGCGGGAAGCCGACACCGAGGACCGACGCGCCTTCCGGCTGCGGCTCACCGAGCGCGGCCGAGACGTCTTGACCACGACACGGGCGGAACGACGCGGTGTCGTCCGGAAGCTGCTGCAGTCGTGGTCGCCCGAGGATCTGGCGAGCTTCGCTTCCCTGCTCGCCGCGTTCAACGCCGGCATCGACAAGCACCTGGCTTCGGACCCGCACAGCGCAGAACGGAGCCAGCGATGAGCACGCCGTCCTCCCCCGAAGCCGGTGCCCCGGAGACACCCGGCGAACAGGTGATGCCGGGGCTGACGCACCGGCAGATCCTCACCGTCCTGGTGGGGCTCATGATGGGGATGCTGGTCGCCGCCCTGTCCCAGACGATCGTGGCCACGGCGCTGCCCACCATCGTCGGTGAGCTCGGCGGCCAGGACCAGCTGGCCTGGGTCGTCTCGGCCACCTTGTTGACCTCGACCGCCTCCACACCGATCTGGGGCAAGCTGTCGGACCTGTACGGCCGCAAGATCATGTTCCAGTCCGCGATCGGGATCTTCCTAGTCTCCTCCCTGGCCTCGGGGTTCGCCCAGAACATGGGGCAACTCGTCGGATTTCGGGCCGTGATGGGAGTCGGCGTTGGCGGGCTGATGGCACTGTCCCAGGCGATCATCGGTGACGTCGTCAGCCCCCGCGAACGCGGCCGCTACCAGGGCTACATCGGCTCGGTCTTCGGCCTGGCCACCGTCGCCGGGCCACTGCTCGGTGGCTTCCTGGTCGAGCACCTCTCGTGGCGGTGGACCTTCTGGGTCGGAATCCCCATCGGCATCGCGGCCCTGGCGGTGACCGAACGTGTGCTGAAGCTGCCGTTCCCGCGCCGCAGGCGTGCCATCGACTGGTTGGGGGCGTTCTTCATCGTCGCCGGGATCAGCGCCCTGCTGTTGATGCTCTCGCTCGGCGGCAAGGAGTTCGCCTGGAACTCGGGCTGGACCTACGGGCTGACCGCGGTCGCGGTGCTCATGCTCGCGCTCACCGTCTGGCAGGAGCGCCGGGCGGTCGAACCGATCATGCCCCCGCGACTGTTCGCCAACCACACCTTCGTCATCACCAGCCTGGCCGGTTTCGCGGTCGGGGTCGCCATGTTCGGCGCCATCATCTTCCTCCCGCAGTACCTGCAGATCGTCAAGGGCGAGTCACCCACCGCATCCGGCCTGCTGACGCTTCCCCTGATGGTCGGCCTGCTGGCCACATCCATCGCCTCCGGACGCCTGATCAGCCACACCGGCCGCTACAAGATCTACCCCGTCGTCGGCCTGTTGGTCGCCGTCCTGGGGCTGACGCTGATGAGCCGCATGTCAGTGGACACCTCGCTGTGGCTGGCCGGGGTGTTCATGTTCATCACCGGCGCAGGCATCGGCATGGTGATGCAGGTCCTCGTGCTGGCGACCCAGAACGCCGTGCCCCACGCCGACCTCGGCGTCGCGACCTCCGGAGCCACCTTCTTCCGCTCCCTCGGCGGCGCGATGGGAGTCGCGGTCTTCGGCGCACTGCTCACCCACCGCCTCCGCGACACCATCCCCGCGCAGCTCAAGGCGGCCGGGGTCACCGCCGACCAGATGCCCGCCGGGACTGCCACCCAGGGCAGCCCCGAACAGATCGCGGCGCTGCCCGAGCCCATCCATCTCGCAGTCACCACCGGGTTCGCCGAGGCGCTGCAAACCACCTTCCTCGCCGCCGTACCGTTCGCGCTGCTCGGGTTCGTCATCCTGCTCTTCCTACGCGAAACCCCGCTGCGACAGACCCACGGACACACCTCCGGCGAGGACCTCGCCACCGCATTCGAAACCGCGGTCGACCCCAACGCGCATCTCACCGACCACGAGAACCGACCCGGACCGGGCGAACTCTCCAGGAAGGTTGGTCGGGAGTGTCAGCGATCTTGTGGGTGATAGCGTGATCGCCTTGTCAGTGCTGCACGTCGAGTCGGTCGCCGTAATGCATGGCGAGCGTGTTCAACGCTTGTTTCCATCCTACTACTTTTCCCGTGATATTTGAACGGTTTTTGAGTGGGTTTTTGGTCACGAGATGGAGCTCTTTGAGTGCGGCCTGCTCGTTGGGGAAATGGCTGCGGCATCGGGTGGCTCGCCGGAACCGGGAATTCAGGCTCTCGATCGCGTTCGTAGTATATACGAGCTTCCGTAACTCCGGCCGGTACGCCAGGAACGGAGTGAACTGTTCCCAGTTGCTGCGCGAGAGCCGGATCATCGCCGGGTAGGTATCCTCCTACTCGGCACAGAAATCAGTGAATTCCGCTTCCGCTGCCTCCTGGTTGGGTGCGGTGTAGATGAGCTTGAGTCGTTTCCTGATCGCCGACCAGTACTTTTTCGACGCGTACCGCAGGCTCGCCAGGACCAGGTGGACCACACAACTGGACCTCCGCACGCGGCCACAACGCGGTGATCGCATCAGGCAGGCCTTTCAAGCCGTCGCAGGCCACGATCAGGATGTCTTCCACGCCACGGTTTTTGAGGTCGGGCAGGTGGTTCATCCAGCCCTTGGCACCCTCGCCGCCGGTACCGACCCACATCCCCAGCACGTCCCGCTCACCGGCCAGGGTGATCCCGACTGCGACGTAGATCGGCCGGTTCGCCACCTGCCCGTCCCGCACCTTCACAACAAGAGCGTCGATGAACACCGCCGCATACACCTGGCGGTTTCCAGTGGTCGTTGCGAATCCGGATAGGACGGATTTCGTATGCCTCAGGGTGCGTGGAACAAGGCGCCGGCAGCAGTTAAGCGGCGCTACTTTGAGTTGATCAGAACGGGGATGTCGGGGTCGGCGGCCGCGCAGCGGGTGGGCGTGTCGCTGAGCTGCGGGTCGGTGTGGTTCCTCGACGCTGGTCAGGTGGCCTTCATCGAGAAGCCGATCAGCTCGCGCTATTTCAGCCAGGACGACCGGATCGAGATCGCCGACGGCCTGGGCCGCGGTGAGCCGGTGAAGGAGATCGCGGCCCGTGTCGGCAAGAGCTACCAGAGCGTGTACCGTGAGATCGCTCGCAACCGCAAGGCCGACGGTAGCTATCAGCCGTGGTACGCGCACAACCAGGCATACCTACGGCGGCGACGTCCGAAAGCGCCACGGTTGAGCACCGACACGGCGTTGCAGGAACTGGTGAGTGCGAAGCTCTCGGCACGGTGGTCGCCGGGGCAGGTCAGCCGGTGGCTCCGGCGCCGGTGGCCCCGTCGACGTTCGTGGCACGTGTGCGCGGAAACGATCTATCAGGCCGTGTACGGCAAGCTGATCGCACCGCCCAGTCCGCGGTATCTCCGTACGGGGCGCGTTTACCGGCATCGTCGCGGACGTGGTCGTTCCCGAGAGGGTGCGTTGAAGCAGCTGACCGCGATGCGTTCCATCCACCAGCGACCCGTCAGCGTCGACGCTCGGCAACAGGCCGGACATTGGGAAGGTGACTTGATCATCGGCAAGAACCGCTCCGCGATCGCCACCCTGGTCGACCGCAAAACACGGTTCACACTCTTGGTACGCCTGCCGCACGGGCACTCCGCCCAGCAGGCCGGCAACGCGCTGATCGCCGCACTGACGGCATCAATGACCAAGCTTCCCGAGCAACTCCGCAAGACGCTCACCTGGGACCGTGGCAAAGAGCTCTCTGGCCACGCTCAGTTCGCGCTCGACACGGGCACGAAGGTGTTCTTCGCCGACCCTCACTCGCCGTGGCAACGCGGTACGAACGAGAACACCTATTGGTGCAGGGTGATCAAGGCCGGGCTTCTTCGACGGGAGACGCTCCGGTCGGGCCGCTGGGTGACTCGGAGAACACGTGCCGCAAGGCTTTCCGTTGATGTGTCCACGGTGGTCCACAGGGCGAGAGCCCTGACCGGGGTGACTTGATAGAAGCCTGCTGAGCCGTCAACTCGCAATAGGTCTGTCCCCTGGCCAGGGCTCTTGCCTCTGCCCCGTCATCCACGGCAGCGGAGGAGAGGACATTTCGATGGTGACAGTAGGGATCGACCCGCACAAGCACGTCCACGTCGCGGTGGCCGTCAACGCTCAGGGCAGGCGGCTCGGCAAGCCGCTGACCGTGAAGAACGACGCGTTCATGATCACTGTGCTGCTCACCTGGGTTCGGTCGATCGCGGGTGACATGCCCGTAACCTGGGCGATCGAGGACGGCCTGGGTTCGCCCGCCGCCTGGCTGACGGTCTGTTGCTCGCCAGCCAGGAGGTGGTCTGGGTTCCGGCCCGGTTGACCGCGGCCCACCGCAAGCTGCACGCCGCCACCGGCACCAAGTCTGACCCGGTCGACGCCGCCGCAGCCGCTCACGCCGCCCTCGCTACTCCCGGCCTTGACCGGCACCGCATCGACGAGCGAGTGCGTGAGCTGCGTGTCCTGGTCGACTATCGCGCGGATCTCATCAAGCGGCGCACCATGATGATCAATCAGCTCAAGGCGCAACTGCATGTCTGGCTCGACCACACTCCGGGCGATCTCGCCCGTCCCAAGGGCATGGACGCGGTGACCGCATTGCTGGACGCGGCCTCGCTGGGCGCGCACGTCCGCCAGGCGCTCACCGAGATGAGCATGGAGATTGCTGAGCTCAACCGACGTGTCCGCCAGCTCGACGACGCCATCAGGGAGCTCGTGACCCCGCTGGCCCCCACACTGCTGGAAATCACCGGGATCAGCCACATCTCCGCAGCGATTTTGATCGCTGAAATCGGTGACATCACCCGCTTTTCCAGCTCTGCCAAACTTGCCCGCTACACCGGCTGCGCACCGATCCCTGTCTACTCCGCCGACAAAGAACGCCACCGCCTGCATCGGGGCGGCAACCGCCGCCTGAACAGCGTCCTCTACACCGCAGCCATCGTGCAGAAACGGCGCTATCCCGCCGCGCAGGCGTTACTGGCCCGCCACGAACCCACCAAGGGCAGCCGCGGCGCCCGACGCATCCTCCAACGTCACCTCATCGACGTCATCCACCGGGCCATGACCACCGATCAAGCCTCCTGGCAACACCACATCACCCGCCACGACCACGCCGCTTGACATAGAAGCATCAACGGCCTGCTGCGCCAGTACTTGCCCAAGGGAACCAACCTCCGAGCCCACAACGCAGAGGACCTGGAGCGTGTCGCCGTTGAACTCAACAACCGGCCACGCCAATGCCTTGGAGATCGCAGCCCCAGCCAGCTCATGCGATACTGGAAACCACAACAAAACACACAACTATTT encodes:
- a CDS encoding IS110 family RNA-guided transposase, which codes for MWRDGLNRYCGIDWAEGHHDIAVIDNEGTLLCKKRIGDDPGGLTELIQLLAGVGDTDEDPIPVAIETPRGLLVAALRATGRPVFAINPMAVARYRERYTVARAKSDHADAMTLANILRVDAHLHRRLPADSELAQAVAVLARAQQDAVWRRIRAGNELRSLLREYYPAMLDAFAAKSATNLAKPEARAVLAIAPTPAQAMKVTKARVAAALRRAGRRRGVEQLAATIVDKLRKPGLRQPALVEKAMGRQALVLLAMLDTACTGANDLEQASAEEFRKHPDHAIITSFPGLADLTGARILAELGDDRTRFGDARALKAYAGSAPVTRASGKAIAITHRRVKNDRLAAVGWVWGTTLVVLPGPAQQHYRRRRDHGDAHAPAVRHLFNKILGQLYHCLQTDQTYDPIKAFGHPDSAPREPIAT
- a CDS encoding Mu transposase domain-containing protein: MNAFRGTLGIKVIQCRPADPEAKGLVERANGYLETSFLPGRSFTGPADFNAQLAEWLVRANQRQHRRLGCRPIERWEADTAAMLELPPVAPVTGWRLTTRLPRDHYVRVDSNDYSVHPTAVGRRVEIVADLAQVVVTLQGNEVARHERCWADHQSITDPPHAAATSELRQARRLVAVPAIDTDVEHRSLANYDRMFDLDNEALPGSEEIA
- a CDS encoding MarR family winged helix-turn-helix transcriptional regulator, which translates into the protein MQPLGSKADLVSVESIEQELTLLVRRAQKVHLRGGPTEQVVERAAYGILAWLHDTGPLRPSALAAHFHLDASTISRQVASLEQAGLITREADTEDRRAFRLRLTERGRDVLTTTRAERRGVVRKLLQSWSPEDLASFASLLAAFNAGIDKHLASDPHSAERSQR
- a CDS encoding MDR family MFS transporter → MSTPSSPEAGAPETPGEQVMPGLTHRQILTVLVGLMMGMLVAALSQTIVATALPTIVGELGGQDQLAWVVSATLLTSTASTPIWGKLSDLYGRKIMFQSAIGIFLVSSLASGFAQNMGQLVGFRAVMGVGVGGLMALSQAIIGDVVSPRERGRYQGYIGSVFGLATVAGPLLGGFLVEHLSWRWTFWVGIPIGIAALAVTERVLKLPFPRRRRAIDWLGAFFIVAGISALLLMLSLGGKEFAWNSGWTYGLTAVAVLMLALTVWQERRAVEPIMPPRLFANHTFVITSLAGFAVGVAMFGAIIFLPQYLQIVKGESPTASGLLTLPLMVGLLATSIASGRLISHTGRYKIYPVVGLLVAVLGLTLMSRMSVDTSLWLAGVFMFITGAGIGMVMQVLVLATQNAVPHADLGVATSGATFFRSLGGAMGVAVFGALLTHRLRDTIPAQLKAAGVTADQMPAGTATQGSPEQIAALPEPIHLAVTTGFAEALQTTFLAAVPFALLGFVILLFLRETPLRQTHGHTSGEDLATAFETAVDPNAHLTDHENRPGPGELSRKVGRECQRSCG
- a CDS encoding IS30 family transposase; protein product: MSGSAAAQRVGVSLSCGSVWFLDAGQVAFIEKPISSRYFSQDDRIEIADGLGRGEPVKEIAARVGKSYQSVYREIARNRKADGSYQPWYAHNQAYLRRRRPKAPRLSTDTALQELVSAKLSARWSPGQVSRWLRRRWPRRRSWHVCAETIYQAVYGKLIAPPSPRYLRTGRVYRHRRGRGRSREGALKQLTAMRSIHQRPVSVDARQQAGHWEGDLIIGKNRSAIATLVDRKTRFTLLVRLPHGHSAQQAGNALIAALTASMTKLPEQLRKTLTWDRGKELSGHAQFALDTGTKVFFADPHSPWQRGTNENTYWCRVIKAGLLRRETLRSGRWVTRRTRAARLSVDVSTVVHRARALTGVT
- a CDS encoding transposase produces the protein MLASQEVVWVPARLTAAHRKLHAATGTKSDPVDAAAAAHAALATPGLDRHRIDERVRELRVLVDYRADLIKRRTMMINQLKAQLHVWLDHTPGDLARPKGMDAVTALLDAASLGAHVRQALTEMSMEIAELNRRVRQLDDAIRELVTPLAPTLLEITGISHISAAILIAEIGDITRFSSSAKLARYTGCAPIPVYSADKERHRLHRGGNRRLNSVLYTAAIVQKRRYPAAQALLARHEPTKGSRGARRILQRHLIDVIHRAMTTDQASWQHHITRHDHAA